Proteins from one Xenopus tropicalis strain Nigerian chromosome 1, UCB_Xtro_10.0, whole genome shotgun sequence genomic window:
- the med26 gene encoding mediator of RNA polymerase II transcription subunit 26: MTAAPVTPREIRERLLQAIDTQSNIHNMVAVLEVISSLEKYPITKEALEETRLGKLINDVRKKTSNEELAKRAKKLLRNWQKLIEPVTQNEQLVRGISNLPGSANGGGSHNCKAEPTPTTLLGGKPIQGLKDRNDIQRAHSPKADKTTNRKRKGEHRDGGLSTPGHVSKPNHELFQNSSPPPTNGIGGSPPENLPSPLDGGLQSNRLEPAENDKHGKIPVNAVRPHTNSPGLVKHPSTSSLLKAVVLQQHSGGLEDVLSHQPRSPRCSSFSPRGTRAELATRQHTTYAPKGSAPSPSQRLPGVDSAHQSPLHPSTPPATAKRLESPRQDRISSPHKPVEQLPSTDCHQVLPRTSQQHTPRSSLVDSQTPRTGFSPESSKVDSDDATSGSDNRKRKKSRLRTEFEGHSADGTGKPARVKKERKLTFDVMTGQIKPLTLKDPVQAESTAPSEQHRTETDKQDPKLCLPSPFQLTNWKELSRNEIIQSYLNRQSSLLSSSGVQTQSAHYYMSEYLKQEECTKREARKTHVLVPIVLPSDLPGRTREITSSDTDRIHNQHWPGVNGCHDTQGNWYDWTQCISLDPHGDDGRLNVLPYVCLD; encoded by the exons atCCATAACATGGTTGCTGTGCTAGAAGTAATCTCCAGTCTGGAGAAGTATCCCATTACCAAAGAGGCATTGGAG GAAACTCGACTAGGAAAACTGATTAATGATGTTCGGAAAAAGACCAGCAATGAGGAGCTTGCCAAGCGTGCAAAGAAACTGCTGAGAAACTGGCAAAAGCTGATTGAGCCAGTGACCCAGAATGAACAACTTGTCAGGGGCATCTCTAACTTACCAGGTTCTGCCAATGGAGGTGGCTCCCACAACTGCAAAGCAGAGCCTACACCAACTACTCTTCTTGGTGGGAAGCCCATACAGGGGCTGAAAGACAGGAATGATATTCAGAGGGCACATTCTCCAAAAGCAGATAAAACAACCAACAGAAAGAGAAAAGGAGAACATCGGGATGGTGGCCTGAGTACCCCAGGACATGTATCCAAGCCCAACCATGAGCTTTTTCAAAACTCCTCACCCCCACCTACAAATGGCATTGGGGGAAGTCCCCCTGAGAACCTCCCTAGCCCTCTGGATGGAGGTTTGCAATCTAATAGACTGGAACCTGCTGAGAATGACAAGCATGGAAAAATACCAGTAAATGCTGTCCGGCCTCATACCAACTCTCCTGGACTTGTAAAACACCCAAGCACTTCCTCTCTGCTAAAAGCAGTTGTCCTTCAGCAGCACAGTGGGGGGTTGGAAGATGTCCTTTCTCACCAGCCCAGAAGTCCCCGCTGTTCCTCCTTTAGTCCCCGTGGCACTCGTGCAGAATTAGCTACACGGCAGCACACCACATATGCACCAAAGGGTTCTGCTCCTAGTCCTTCCCAAAGGCTACCGGGTGTAGACTCTGCACATCAGTCCCCTTTGCACCCTTCTACGCCCCCTGCCACAGCAAAAAGACTGGAGTCCCCTCGACAGGACAGAATCTCCTCCCCACACAAGCCGGTAGAACAGTTACCCTCCACTGATTGCCACCAGGTCTTACCTAGAACGTCACAACAGCACACCCCCCGCAGTAGCCTTGTAGACTCTCAAACCCCCCGTACTGGCTTTTCACCAGAGTCCTCAAAAGTAGATAGTGATGATGCAACATCAGGCTCAGACAACCGCAAGAGGAAAAAATCCAGACTTCGAACAGAGTTTGAGGGGCATTCTGCAGATGGGACTGGTAAACCAGCAAGGGTAAAAAAAGAACGCAAACTAACATTTGATGTTATGACAGGGCAAATTAAACCCTTAACCCTTAAAGATCCAGTGCAAGCAGAGAGTACAGCTCCTTCAGAACAACACAGGACTGAGACTGACAAACAGGATCCCAAGTTATGCTTGCCTAGTCCCTTTCAGCTTACGAACTGGAAAGAGCTGTCTCGAAATGAAATCATCCAGTCCTATCTCAATCGGCAGAGCAGCTTATTGTCTTCCTCTGGTGTACAGACGCAGAGTGCACATTATTATATGTCAGAATATTTAAAACAGGAGGAATGCACTAAGAGGGAAGCAAGGAAAACTCATGTTTTAGTTCCAATTGTTCTTCCAAGTGATCTGCCTGGAAGAACCAGGGAAATCACTagcagtgacacagacagaataCACAACCAACATTGGCCTGGTGTCAATGGCTGTCATGATACACAGGGCAACT